Below is a window of Triticum urartu cultivar G1812 unplaced genomic scaffold, Tu2.1 TuUngrouped_contig_307, whole genome shotgun sequence DNA.
TTCATCAATTCTCGTTTAGTTATCATCATTTTTTTCTACAACCTATTTAGGAAAAGGATTTATCAGCTGATGATAGCAGTTTTTGAATATGGACCTTTGTAGGTTCAAGTCTGGTTCTTCCACAGAGGAGAAAAAAAAAGACACTAGCAATCTCTCCGGTAAGCTAGGGTACTGCTATGCAAGTTCAGTTTTGCTCTTAAATACATCAGCTGGTACCATAACATGCCTTCTTACTTTCCCCAGCACGTCTTCCTACACAAATTGCAGCAAGAAACCCAGCTGCACAGGTTAGTAGGCGCAGACTACTTCAGGATAGCAATCTTGCTGCGCCTCCTTTCACAAATGCTCCTCTTCCACCCTCGGTTCCTGTTCCTTCTACGGGGAGTGGATCGTTTTCAGCATTTAGTCCCAAAGCACCCGCACCTGCTGTAAATCCTCCAGTTACTCCACCCAAGTCTCCTGATACTCCTTCGGAAGCAGGGTCAACAAGATCTATGAAGTGGTTGTATGCAATTCTGATTCCATCAATTGCTCTGTTGCTTATTATCATTGCATGCATGCTTTTGCTATGCCGCAATAAGTCGGTGGCAACAATAGGTCCATGGAAGACTGGACTCAGTGGCCAGCTGCAGAAGGCATTTGTGACAGGTAAACATTCTGTTTGCTATCTTGTAAAAGGCCTGCTTGATTTTGCCTCTTACTTGGGCATCTTTGACAAGTTTTGCTCTCCTGATGTACCGCAGGAGTACCCAAGCTGCAACGCTCAGAGCTGGAAGGTGCTTGTGAGGACTTCAGTAACATTGTGGCAACCTATCCACACTACACTGTTTACAAGGGAACCTTATCAAGTGGAGTTGAGATAGCAGTTGTATCAACTGTGCTTGCGTCCAGCAAAGATTGGTCAAAGCATTCCGAGGGGAGATTCCGGAAAAAGGTAATTCAGTGTCACTTATAAGAGGAATAGCCCATGCTGTTGCTACAATTTGCAATGTGGGTCTGAAACAAAACAATTTCTTCTAACTTGTTTTTTTGAACACATAGATAGACTCGCTCTCAAGAATTAATCATAAGAACTTCATCAACTTGCTTGGGTActgcgaggaggaggagccttTCATGAGGATGATGGTGTTAGAATACGCAGCCAATGGGACACTCTATGAGCATCTCCACGGTAAGAGCTCCTACTGTCAGAATGCTTCCTTTTTAGTCTTTGTGCTCAAATTAAAATGTTTTGCTTTGCCTTTTGCAGTTGAGGGATTTGATCATATTGATTGGAATGGTAGGATGAGAATAATTATGGGAGTAGCATACTGCATGCAGTACATGCATGAGCTCAAGCCTTGTATAACACACTCTGAGCTACAGTCAAGTGCCATATTGTTATCCGAGGATGGAGCTGCAAAGGTACATGATTATGAATTTCACAACTTCTATTTATTTGATATTCAAAGGAAATTCCATAAGAGGTCGTTTGGTAGCCATCATTTTGAGCCGGAATCATGGAATTCATTTGTGATTCCATACCCAACCTGTTTGGCTATCATGGAATTGGACATGTCATTCATTTGGAATTGCAGCAAATGCCTATTGGACGTTATGTCAATTCCTATCCATAACCCTGTCATTCCACTTGCCAAATGAAATGAAATGAAATGATGGGTGCCAAACGAGAACTGTATTTGTAGACAAATTTCTGGTAATATCAAAAGAAGAAATTAAAGCACACAACTGTTACTTCATCATTCTAAACCCCTTTTCTGGACATTATGCAAAAAAAAGACAAACATAAATTACATGCAACTTGTTCTAAACCCCTGCAACTAAACAAGGTGAAGTACCGTCCAGttcatatgattttttttctgggGTGTGCATGTGCGCTCTTTGTATTAGAGTTAATTTTGAACAAATTGTAATAAGATCAGGCATGAGGACACCATATTATGTTTCTGCTCCTAAAACCGAGCCTTTTCACAGATAGCCGACATGAGTGTTTGGCAAGAAGTAATTTCCAAAGAAAAGATGCCCAAGAATGACGACGCCAGTGAACACCATGAGCCAATACGTGCTGATCCAGCTGGGAATGTATGTAGTTTTGGTCTACTCATGCTGGAAATCATGTCAGGAAAGCCTCCAGATTCTGAACACGAGGGCTCTCTTGCGAACTTAGTAAGCATGACAAAGACACTGAATACTTAAACTTACATAATACACAAAAATGGCATATAGAAGTAACAATATATGTCATATTTTTTTCTCACAGGCTATGGAGTGCATTAAGGATGACCGGAGTATATCCTGTTTGCTTGACCCTACCTTGACGACTCACAAAGAAAACGATCTAGATATCATTTGCGAGTTGATTGAGGACTGCATCCAGAGCGATCCGAAAAAGAGACCAAGTATGAGAGAGGTCACCACTAAATTGCGAGAAGTGCTAGCGATTTCACCAGAGGCAGCAACGCCGAGGTTATCTCCGCTTTGGTGGGCAGAGCTTGAGATACTTTCAGTTGAATCCTAGGAAGAAACATGTTGATATGGTATGGTTCTTGCAGCAACACTGAGGTCCTGTGCGTACTGTCTTGCAATCTTGTACATCTTTGTTGCGAGTTTCTGCTTTTCTGGCGATTTCGGTGTATATGCGTGGTACCTCCTCCCCCGCCTCATAAAATCAAAATTTCCGGGTTATTCTTGTTTCTTCTTGAGTTTTCTCTGTCTGGTGAATGTACATGGTGATGGTGTGAAACTGTGAATGTACAATGATTCAGGTCATCCTAGAATGGATTGTAATCAGGAAATGCGTGATTGTGTAATGTACCATGGGGTTTACAGAAATATTCTTTATTTTTTTTAAAGGAAGAGACAGCAATTGGTATGGTGAATGGACTATACAGTCCTCTTTGTTAGACTGGTAGTACTTTGTACTCATTTCTCGTTTCCCAAGTACTACTTCATATATAGAAATACCATAATTCTGGGAAAGGGCCGCTTTAATTATCTGTAACACCACAAATGGTGGCTGACAGTGTCAGgttttgaactaaaaccacgacaaaTATTTTGGAACGGAGAGGGTATTTGAGAGGCACTATTTCTCTTGGTCTTCGTATCAGATCCGAGTCTACTTCGGTCAGTGCCTTCTTTTAGGGCGGGATGTCCTGATGACAGGCTACTGTTCTCGGCCAAGTACATAAAGCTGAATATGAAACCTTGCAAATGCAAATGCTTGGTGAATTGGGTGTGCAGTAGCCAACAGCTGCTTGTTTGTGGTGTGATAATATTGAAGCTACGTACCTCTCCACTAATCCTTGTTCCATGCGAGGACAAAATATAATAAGGTGGATTATCACTTTGTTCGCGAGAGGGTGCACAAAAGCTTCTAGATGTGTGGTATGTTTGGCTTTATGGAGTCTCTTGCGGCACGACGTCTGAAAACATTTCGACACAGTGTTAACCTGGACAagttagagcatctctagcccTTGTCGTATGCTTTAATCCCCTagacccccctcccccccccctctccttTAATCCCCTAAAATTGAAAGATTAAACTGTTGTGCACCTGGTCATTCCCTCAAAACTTAATCCTATAAAAAATCTTTTGCTATTTCTTTCAAACGTTTGCACAAACATTCCAAACAAATGCATCACATTTCAACAAAAACTTAAACAATTCAAATGCACCACATCATAATTCAACTACGAACATAAACATACTTCATCCAATCCAACAAATAACTAACATAAACACATTTAGCCAAAAGGCACCGAATTCAACAAGTTCATTTCAAAAAACCAGCACATGGTGCATCATAAGCCATCATCAAACCACAATCCAATCATGCACTCCCAACATCATCGTCGGCATCACCACCAGCTgttggaaatatgtcctagagacAACAATAAAGTTGTTATGAATTGCATTGGTTCATATATTTCTATTCTATAAGTGTTGAGTTTCTATGGCGTTTTGTGAGTTGTTGTAACACTTCACTTTGATTTTCAATAAGGGGCGCTTTATTACTTAAAAGGTTTAAGCAttacacccggcctctgcataactaAGATGCACACAACCAAACAAGGTCCTCtcataaaaacaaaaaaaaagaggcAAAATACAAGAAACATGTAGAGTCTGTATAACGCCTAAACCGGAGGGGGGCCAACCCTAAAGAAACACTTCACTTTGATATATCATTTTAATGAGGAATGGGTGAATGCAGTTAAGCGTAACGATCAAGGGGTAGAATGTTGGTTTGATCTAACAGattaaacaagtccaaaaacaACGTTACATGGGAGGGGCTACGCACTAATGTACGTGCCTCTCCACCCTAACTGATGCGCCTTGGGCTGGGGCACCTAAACCAAATTATGGTTTAGGTCCCCTGTCACCAACGCTACTTAATAAAGGGAGAGAGCTAATCACCTGCACTACTCTCAATTCAAGTACGGCTCACTCTTCTCCCCCGCATTCTCAAAAACCATATCCGATCCAAGGGGGCGCTCCAGCGACGGGTAATTCTAGCCTACACACTGTCGTTCCTAGACAATGCCGGCGGCGGCCTGTGGTGATTAGAATGTCCAGGAGATTGACTACGTCGACCACACCTTCGCTCAACCTTGCTTGCAACGAGCAGGTGATCATGTCGACCTCCATGACTAGTATTGCACCACTAAACCCTCTCTGTTTATGTCAGTAGGTGTTGTAGACATGGTGAGATCATGTTCATGATTAGTGTAACCACACTTTAGATCTAACAGTTTCAACCTCCTTTTTttagaaaagaaagaaagaaagaaagaaaacaatCAAGGCAAAAGAAGGCATGCACACTGCCTACATCTAAGGGAGGAAAAAATAGTATGTTGCTTATATTTGGTGTGGCCAAACAATGGCGCATCGATGATCGGCCATGCCATCTTTGGCTCGCTCCCCAACAAAACCACGGCCCCCACCGCGACGGGAGAAGGCAGCCAACCAGCCACACTCGCGCGCACACGCTTCAGCCGGTCGTACGTCGGGGGAGAGGCCACACACAAGGTCGCAACACCATCCAAGGCCTTCCCCCGCATGCAGGCCGGCGAAGCGGCCGGCGTCCTCGTCAAAAACCAAACCCCGTCGAACACAAACGCCCGTGCACCAGTCGAGCGGCCCAGCTTCCCTCATACCTGCGTGCCTCGATCTCGCCACACCCTGAACAGAGCCTCGACGGATTCCTACCGAGTTGCCGGGTCATGACGTTCAGTCCGTCCCTCTCGTcatccttctcctcctcctcctcccggtTGCTGcggtcgtcgtcgtcgtcattgTCCTCGCAGTGCAGCACCAGCGGCAGGCGGAGCATGGACGAGGAAGCGGAGGCCGTCGTCGCGCCACTGCCGCCGATGCCGAAGCTGTCGAGGAGCCACGGGTCCAGGGCCGCGCGGGGACGGCACCTTGAACTCCCGCCAAAGAACGCCGTCCGGGACGTCGGGCCGCCTTCAGGTTTGATATTTGGTTTCCATGTGTTGTTGGCTGCTGGCCGTGGCAGTTGGTTCGTAGTTGCATAAGTTTTGACGTGGCTGCCGTATTGGGATGCAGAAATGGATTTGATGAAAGAGAGATTCGCCAAGCTGCTGCTCGGGGAGGACATGTCCAGCACCGGGAAAGGTGTCTCCTCGGCTCTCGCTCTCTCCAATTCCATCACAAACCTTGCAGGTAAAGTTAACGAGTGTACATGCAACATTACTCTGTCGATCTCTTGTTCTGTTCCTGTT
It encodes the following:
- the LOC125527156 gene encoding protein MALE DISCOVERER 2-like isoform X1, whose translation is MAVEFFRPIFPPRKRNLRHWGIEAPLKIYYLPLSAALNIILRVLVYFFSLALAVLSLLIFSGYYYLFLPERTTAVSLSPPPSSSPRLLHLPGSNRVRRKRNWQRRIAIARRPQERERVVRLCSAAVPTRVKGRRRATPWAPLAPNHALQAAQEARQEDHVSRRAPAEMWEMDALLYCAVVALALHCVGCGCSAINLEGSALLKFQSRVQEDPHGAMAGWSARDADPCGWNGVRCADDRVVMLNLKDLSLRGTLGSELGSLGHLQALILSNNLFSGLIPKEIGALATLEILDLSYNNLTGEVPQKIAEIASLKHLLLSNNRFQWPVVQNSHGNFDQEADFDIYDHLGRGNLNQRADDGFKSGSSTEEKKKDTSNLSARLPTQIAARNPAAQVSRRRLLQDSNLAAPPFTNAPLPPSVPVPSTGSGSFSAFSPKAPAPAVNPPVTPPKSPDTPSEAGSTRSMKWLYAILIPSIALLLIIIACMLLLCRNKSVATIGPWKTGLSGQLQKAFVTGVPKLQRSELEGACEDFSNIVATYPHYTVYKGTLSSGVEIAVVSTVLASSKDWSKHSEGRFRKKIDSLSRINHKNFINLLGYCEEEEPFMRMMVLEYAANGTLYEHLHVEGFDHIDWNGRMRIIMGVAYCMQYMHELKPCITHSELQSSAILLSEDGAAKIADMSVWQEVISKEKMPKNDDASEHHEPIRADPAGNVCSFGLLMLEIMSGKPPDSEHEGSLANLAMECIKDDRSISCLLDPTLTTHKENDLDIICELIEDCIQSDPKKRPSMREVTTKLREVLAISPEAATPRLSPLWWAELEILSVES
- the LOC125527156 gene encoding protein MALE DISCOVERER 1-like isoform X2: MWEMDALLYCAVVALALHCVGCGCSAINLEGSALLKFQSRVQEDPHGAMAGWSARDADPCGWNGVRCADDRVVMLNLKDLSLRGTLGSELGSLGHLQALILSNNLFSGLIPKEIGALATLEILDLSYNNLTGEVPQKIAEIASLKHLLLSNNRFQWPVVQNSHGNFDQEADFDIYDHLGRGNLNQRADDGFKSGSSTEEKKKDTSNLSARLPTQIAARNPAAQVSRRRLLQDSNLAAPPFTNAPLPPSVPVPSTGSGSFSAFSPKAPAPAVNPPVTPPKSPDTPSEAGSTRSMKWLYAILIPSIALLLIIIACMLLLCRNKSVATIGPWKTGLSGQLQKAFVTGVPKLQRSELEGACEDFSNIVATYPHYTVYKGTLSSGVEIAVVSTVLASSKDWSKHSEGRFRKKIDSLSRINHKNFINLLGYCEEEEPFMRMMVLEYAANGTLYEHLHVEGFDHIDWNGRMRIIMGVAYCMQYMHELKPCITHSELQSSAILLSEDGAAKIADMSVWQEVISKEKMPKNDDASEHHEPIRADPAGNVCSFGLLMLEIMSGKPPDSEHEGSLANLAMECIKDDRSISCLLDPTLTTHKENDLDIICELIEDCIQSDPKKRPSMREVTTKLREVLAISPEAATPRLSPLWWAELEILSVES